AGACGCGTACAAGCAGAGTTAGAGGATTTACAAGTAAGGTTTCTTCTTACAGGTACCTTCTTCCTTTATAGTTAACGAGTGAAATATAATTCATTGTTACATTTTATTGTAACAGAATCGTGAGTTTTTAATGGCACAGAAGTCCAAGGATTCAGAAGAAGTGGTGCACAAAAGTAAACCtgttaaggaggaaaaagagagaggagcaTCAAAAAGTGTTAAGGTAAGGATTGGGCAAGGTGAAATATCTGTTTGAAAGACTTTAGGCAGtagaacattattttatttttctaatttctagcagattcataatttttattgactttttttaGTGAATTAATTACAGTAGGAATAGGGAGACGCTATATTAGGAGAAACAGGATAGTCAACTGGAAGAATAAAATACGTtgctaaaaatgtcttttggaTTGTAtattgtgtatgtatatgttttttacttatttagctatgttttcttcttcctctcatGTTATCTCTCATCtataaattataattatattcTGCCTGCGCTATAactgtttcttctgctgtgtcagAGCAAATCTTAAACTTATTCTGGTTACTGCTACAGTACAACACTGTCCTTATAATAACACCAGCTGAAATGTAGTTAGAGAATTCATATAACAAATTTTAACTTTATAAGCCAGAGATGATTGTACTGCTGTTATACTTCGGAGAAATGGTCTTTAATGTGGGAAAGAATAAATGCAGTGTTCATATATAGTTCCAAAAGGGTCATcctgttttccttaaaataccTTCTTACATCACTTAATGAAATACTTTCTGTCTCCATGTTATTCCAGTCAGTAGCAAGTCCTCTGCTAGTACTCTGCCAACATTTCCTGACTGGTAATGACTTTCTCCCGCTAGAGGCTAAATTGAAATGAGAAAGATATTCACACCATTCTGCTTGATCTATATCAGATGCCTTAAAACTGTACTGTCCCTATACAGCCAACATATTTCTCTGTGTACGTAGGTTTTAGTGTACTTTAGTTACAAGTGATATATGAGCAGTATCAGTAGTTATAATTCTGAGTGAAGAGAAGAACAGTTGTCTGCAGGTAGATACAAGAGAACTTGTGAAGGTTTTAGAGAGCTGTTCATGCAACCTCTCTTCAGGAACGTCTGGATACCTTTCACAGAGTTTTTCTGTACAGTTGTAGTAGAGGGACAGAATGACAATTTCATGAAGTCTTTATTCTTCTAACAATGCTAATTACACAGTTAAAATTTAGCATTAGTAGATTGtatgaaataaagcaaaggagTGTATCAAATGTATCAAAATGAGGATTTCCACTTGCACAGATCATTAaagattttctctctcctatAATTCATTTAGTTAGAATTATAAAATAGAGTGATTTTGTATGTGAAAATCTCTTTCCAAGTCTTTCATAAACATTTGTCTaagcacaaaataaagcatGTGCATCTTACTAATGTACTCCTATATTTCAGTCTATTGGTATTGTGGTTTAGAAAATCATAAACTTGAAATAACTGATATTGTGGATGTATTGCAGTCACTACCGAATACAGAAGTTTACAACCTCTTAACTATTCTTATGGACTGGATCTCAGATGAACACCTTAGCAAAACAGGAATACAGGAAAACTACACTCTGGTAAACTGTAAGAAGGTAAAGGCATTTGAATTTGCTTAGGTTAAAAtgttaagattatttttattatttttgtgagtGTAACAGGTCAGCCTGTTTTATACATGCTttgaatacattatttaaaagaaaatgacaattaATCCATCAGTATTAATTCCAACAGTGAGATACAATAGATAATTTGTCATTTATGAAACATACAGatcatttttaaggaaatgtgTAGTGTTCAGTCTGAACTTGAGATTCCACCTGTCTTTCTATTTTATGTCACTTTTATCAGCTGATGATTTATCTCGTGTTTTATCCGTAATACTGTATGTAATTCCTTTTTTCAAAGGACGCGTCTAATGCACATCTAATATAAAGTGCACATCTAATGCACAtctaatttaaagtattttagtGCTGATATTAGgtattaaaaattcaatttataTCTTATAAAAGATGATACCATGCTATACTTATAATGCTGTCTTTCTTGGAATACCAAGGCTTGGAAATCAGTGACGTGTTCGGGAAATCTgcttttactgtgtttttttttgttgttgtttttttcattatatttaaaatttgtagCAATTAGGTAGGCTACAATTTGTAGCCGTTAGGTATTAGACTTCAGAATTTGAGCTCACACAGTGTCTTTCCACTTTTTGTGTAAACCTGtgtaaaatgtaaattcagtatatgtatataattctGTTGCCTGTACCAGATCTGCCCAGTGAGTATTTGCACATGTGGTCTGTTAAACTCTGGGAATAAGTtgattttagtttagtttttcctttgtttgctttttacttgTGGTTAGCTTATACTGTAAGTTCGTATACTACATATAACTTTGccattctgtatttttacagcttttgcCTATGGTCACTGGACAGCTCCAGTGGATGCCATTTGTGGATCCTAACCTACATATGCCTGTGATTCAATTTATCTACTGGTCTCTAAGGCAGCTAGACACTGGTATTAATGTAAATTCCCAAGAGGTAATTTGTATTCTAAATGAGTATGAAAAGTAGATGTTTTCAGggcatatatataaaagaaactTTGCTGTCTTTGCAAAGCATAAAGTCTTACCACAGATACAtagcagatgaaaaaataattctcatcaAATTAACTTTCTCACATTCATTGTAATATTTTGCACCATGTATGTAAACATACTTTTTACATACATGTGTGATCTTTGTTGCAGTGGTGTCTAGCATctcagaaattatattttacatatgtGCTTACAAAACTTGACctatgaaaattaatatatttttgttcactTTATGCATGAGATTTGCTGAAATTGATGGCAGTGTGGGGCAAAGTAGCAAAGGAATTTTGACTTCCTTGTTCTCTACTCAGTGTCTAACTGAATAGAACTGTAAGCTGGTGGTTCTAGTgctaatgagaaaatattttaaatgagcatGTTATTAAGTTTGATTCTGAAGTAGTATTTCTGTACAGTTTGTTGAAAAGTCCAACACATCTTACCTGTACAGTATTCTTAAGGTTCATGTTTAGACCTTAATTCTGTAAATGCTTTTGTAGGACCTAGCTTCAGGCATCCTCACAAAAGAGTAGAGTGTAGTAGGCAGCGTTGATTAAAGCTGAGTTTGAACTGACTTTATTCTGGAACCAGAGGCAAATTAAATAACGTCAGCATATCAGAGGCCCTTTGACTACCTTGTCTCTTTGTGAAGTGTGTGTTGACAAGGCCCTGTGCTAATAATCAACTGCTTGTGGAATGCAAAGTAGTATCCCATGTACAGATTATATTGCAATACATGGTCAAGGCATTTGCTATTTAATATATAATCCTTAGGGGAACATACATATCTATGCATAGTAGACAggattttcatgtattttaatgtttatgcTAAATGTGCACATTGTTTGAAACAGCATGAAAGCATGATATCAACAATGGAGAGACTTGGAGAACTTTGTTTCAAAGGTGTCATAGATAAGGGAAACCTGCAAAAACAGTCTAAACGAAGTAAACCAAAACGCGCACTTTTCTTTAGAAGCCCCTTTATGCCTTTGAGGTTTCTGTCAACTTTAATTGTGCTTGTAACAGCAAAACGAGGTaagttcttgtttttattatgtcttttattatctttttatttttatccttttttaaatcttatttccAGGAACGTGCctggatgaaaaacaaatgtacaaAATGCACCAGTTCAATGATACTGTAGCATCTGTAATGCCTTATTAGTGAAGgatgttttatttgaattttaccACCTGATGATGCATAATATAGGGAAGCAAGTATGAAATTTGCTATTATGTCATAAGTTGTGTGGTCATTTTAATATGCTTTATTGTTGTCAGTGAGATCAACATTTTTTGtgacaaagaggaaaagagatgtTAGTAATTCTCTCAAGCAATCACTATAGCAGTGATTTGTTTGTCAAGATCTGCACTGCATATAATGGTACAGCTAATTGCTCTTCAGTAAACTGAAATCAGTAGCAAATTTCAAACAGTTCTagaatttcattgttttgtcaAAGTTTAATGTAAAGCTCATACTCTGTCTAGCTCTTACACCTCTGctgtttcccctcttctcctACCAAGTCTGTCACTGCAAGTGGCTACCCATAAACATTATCAACATTGAAAACTGCTACCAAATGCTGATGCAGTATAGTAATGTACTTTGTTAAcaggcaaaagcaaacaaggtCATACTTGTCTGGAGATATCACAGTTCTTAGTGACTTTTGCTTCAGTTAATGACAGTTACTCGACTTGTGCAACCTCCAGGATGCTGTAGCATCTCTTCTCAGCAGgagtttctttaaaaacaaaaagggcctgaaaagacaaaaaacgTTGTCTTTGAAGTGGTGACAAAAATACCGACCTGTGCAGTATTTATTCTAAGCACTACCAGTATAAACAGGATTTAAACATTCTGGAAGACCACCCTGACACCattaataaacaaatacagtatttcagcCGTTGGAGGGAAGAATCAGtgtattttcaatttcagtatCGTATAGTTTCAGTCAGTATATTTTGGTGAAGCATGACGATTACCCTGAAACTTAAACTCACATTTCtagaaatgtttcataaaaatgatgcaaatgAATTACAATACAAAAAAAGTACTTATTGCAGAGATTAACTGTAAGCAGATGAAAGCTGTTGATCAGAATGAATCAGTTTAGCTTCTCATGGTTGGTTTTTACTGCATGCTTATAGAACATGGCAAAAAATTATCTGTTAAATGTATGTTGAAAATTACCGTGTATGAATTTTCATCACTGACACAATGTCTAATGATCTAGTGATGATAAAGCAGCACGTTCAGTTTAAATATGTATCCTGTTTCCTTCAAGATGCTAATATCCAGCAGATGGCACTGTAATTTAACTTTTGCTATGTGATACATTTTTCCCATACTCTTAATTTTCTGTGCTCCGGATGATCAATGCTATTCCAAGATATTGAGGAAGATTTGACATCAcgaaattaagaaaaatgaattgaattttctgaataatttagcACTCTCCAAAATGGATGCATATATAATATAGATGTACTGAAACTTAACTACAGCTTTTTATGGAAAGGAATGCAAATAGTTGCTGTCATGAAAGTAATTGCACTTATTCAGATGAATTAGCCTTTTACT
The nucleotide sequence above comes from Oxyura jamaicensis isolate SHBP4307 breed ruddy duck chromosome 1, BPBGC_Ojam_1.0, whole genome shotgun sequence. Encoded proteins:
- the CCDC138 gene encoding coiled-coil domain-containing protein 138; this translates as MYSYISVYWYCGLENHKLEITDIVDVLQSLPNTEVYNLLTILMDWISDEHLSKTGIQENYTLVNCKKLLPMVTGQLQWMPFVDPNLHMPVIQFIYWSLRQLDTGIQHESMISTMERLGELCFKGVIDKGNLQKQSKRSKPKRALFFRSPFMPLRFLSTLIVLVTAKRVNYLTQAFQSLCVDLKTDEGKTLFLQYECVPVMLSHLNISRKRLLSGALDALVEMAMNSKKSE